Proteins from one Faecalibacterium sp. I3-3-33 genomic window:
- the mtaB gene encoding tRNA (N(6)-L-threonylcarbamoyladenosine(37)-C(2))-methylthiotransferase MtaB, translating into MRVCFYTLGCKVNLNETGALEQLFRANGFTIAQEGEAADVFIVNSCTVTNFGDQKSRKWLRRKKRENPGAVTVLTGCYPQAFPEEAAQFMEADLVCGNGDRKAILENVQKLLDGHERIVAIAPHQRGEQFEELPVERFETHTRAFIKVEDGCNRQCAYCVIPRARGPVRSRAEESILAELHQLAAAGYREVVLSAISLPSYGLDTGTNLVELVEKCAQVPGIERIRLGSLDPDMLTPEFISRLAAVDKLCPQFHLSLQSGCTATLRRMRRVYTAQEYAQVVEQIRAAYSSRPVSFTTDCICGFPGETADDFEESCAFLKKIGFVKVHVFPYSRRSGTPAYDFPDQIHEREKQERSRRMNAVAEQVRCEALAAFEGTEDEVLLETPLSGTLFTGYTRLYIPVVVSAPGCESGQIVRVKLGRYDGERVRAALC; encoded by the coding sequence ATGCGAGTTTGTTTTTATACCTTGGGCTGCAAGGTCAACCTGAACGAGACCGGCGCGCTGGAACAGCTGTTCCGCGCCAACGGCTTTACCATTGCGCAGGAAGGCGAAGCAGCGGACGTGTTCATCGTGAACAGCTGCACCGTGACCAACTTCGGCGACCAGAAAAGCCGCAAGTGGCTGCGCCGCAAAAAGCGCGAAAACCCCGGTGCGGTGACAGTGCTGACCGGCTGCTACCCGCAGGCCTTCCCGGAGGAGGCCGCACAGTTCATGGAAGCCGACCTTGTGTGCGGCAACGGCGACCGCAAGGCCATCTTGGAGAACGTACAGAAGCTGCTGGACGGTCACGAGCGCATCGTAGCCATTGCCCCGCACCAGCGCGGCGAGCAATTCGAGGAGCTGCCGGTGGAGCGGTTCGAGACCCACACCCGCGCCTTTATCAAGGTAGAGGACGGCTGCAACCGGCAGTGCGCCTACTGCGTCATCCCCCGCGCCCGTGGGCCGGTGCGCAGCCGCGCCGAGGAGAGCATTCTGGCCGAGCTGCACCAGCTGGCCGCCGCAGGCTACCGCGAGGTGGTGCTCAGCGCCATCTCCCTGCCCAGCTACGGGCTGGACACCGGCACGAACCTTGTGGAGCTTGTGGAAAAGTGCGCACAGGTGCCGGGCATCGAGCGCATCCGTCTGGGCAGTCTTGACCCCGATATGCTCACCCCGGAGTTCATCTCCCGCTTGGCAGCGGTGGACAAGCTTTGTCCGCAGTTCCACCTGAGCCTACAGAGCGGCTGCACCGCCACCCTGCGCCGGATGCGCCGGGTGTACACCGCGCAGGAATATGCACAGGTGGTGGAGCAGATCCGCGCCGCCTACAGCAGCCGCCCGGTCAGCTTTACCACCGACTGCATCTGCGGCTTCCCCGGCGAGACGGCGGACGACTTTGAGGAAAGCTGTGCATTTTTGAAGAAGATCGGCTTTGTCAAAGTGCACGTGTTCCCCTACTCCCGCCGCAGCGGCACCCCGGCCTACGATTTCCCGGATCAGATCCACGAGCGGGAAAAGCAGGAGCGCAGCCGCCGCATGAACGCCGTAGCCGAGCAGGTACGCTGCGAAGCACTGGCTGCCTTTGAGGGCACCGAGGACGAGGTGCTGTTGGAAACGCCCCTGTCCGGTACCCTGTTTACCGGCTACACCCGGCTGTACATCCCGGTGGTGGTCTCTGCCCCCGGCTGCGAGAGCGGACAGATCGTGCGGGTAAAGCTGGGCCGCTACGACGGCGAGCGAGTGCGTGCAGCACTTTGCTGA
- a CDS encoding twin-arginine translocation signal domain-containing protein, protein MSTISRRSFLKLAGVTAVATAGASMLTGCSLVKYVTIIPILNGEVIQGESLSVPLPGFIENYDWAFDMVMPIVKKKYANIPGFNEVQFELDKTFRDENNIPACRVFTDSETGKDMMYLAVKCNVINGTIAIRSTDGKYTKFISDVSLPDTLSELPKEYVQKLLDKEAANQPNCTITLADRADNCKVVKSFDGKSFNVDIYVDIKAK, encoded by the coding sequence ATGAGCACGATTTCTCGCCGTTCTTTTCTGAAGCTGGCCGGTGTTACTGCGGTTGCCACCGCCGGTGCTTCCATGCTGACTGGCTGCTCTCTCGTCAAGTATGTCACCATTATCCCCATTCTTAATGGTGAAGTCATTCAGGGGGAGAGCCTTTCGGTTCCTTTGCCCGGCTTCATTGAAAATTACGATTGGGCATTCGATATGGTGATGCCCATTGTAAAAAAGAAGTACGCCAACATTCCCGGCTTCAACGAGGTTCAGTTCGAGTTGGATAAAACCTTCCGCGATGAGAACAACATCCCCGCTTGCCGCGTTTTCACTGATTCCGAGACTGGCAAGGATATGATGTATCTGGCCGTGAAGTGCAACGTGATCAACGGCACCATCGCCATCCGCAGTACCGATGGCAAATACACGAAGTTTATCTCCGATGTTTCCCTGCCGGATACCCTGAGCGAGCTTCCCAAGGAATATGTTCAGAAGCTGCTGGATAAAGAGGCCGCAAATCAGCCTAATTGCACCATCACTCTCGCTGACCGCGCCGACAACTGCAAGGTCGTCAAGAGCTTTGATGGCAAGTCCTTCAACGTTGACATTTATGTTGACATAAAGGCAAAGTAA
- a CDS encoding D-alanyl-D-alanine carboxypeptidase family protein — MERRNLALLCAGVVCFWLFALAFGTAQGKGLRIQPAVQTQAEPAVQTLTVTPPQLTLPCRAAMLIDQTSGTVLYEMNADQTMPIASITKVMTLLLTFEAVHAGRLTMDTAVPVSEHAYHMGGSQIWLEPGEQFTLDEMLKAICVSSANDAAVAVAELVGGSEPAFVQQMNARAAELGMEHTTFRNACGLDTEGHLSTARDVAIMSRTILNTCPEVLHYTGIWTDTLRGGQTQLVNTNKLLRRYNGITGLKTGTTGGAGVCITASATRDGLNLIAVVLGAPSSKERFEAATTLLDYGFAAYRAAPVPLPQERPLQLKVKGSTEETVPLDYAALPQTALLPAESAGQLTVQLELPETLEAPVTRGQTVGKAQLLCGEAVQGEYPVCAAADAPRMEFDTALQMLWDSLRGTAA; from the coding sequence ATGGAACGGAGAAATCTGGCGCTGCTGTGCGCAGGGGTGGTCTGCTTCTGGCTGTTTGCGCTGGCCTTCGGCACGGCGCAGGGCAAGGGGCTGCGCATCCAGCCGGCGGTGCAAACGCAGGCGGAACCGGCTGTGCAGACCCTGACGGTCACCCCGCCGCAGCTTACCCTGCCCTGCCGGGCGGCGATGCTCATAGACCAGACCAGCGGCACGGTGCTTTACGAGATGAACGCCGACCAGACCATGCCCATCGCCTCCATTACCAAGGTGATGACCCTGCTGCTCACCTTTGAAGCGGTACACGCCGGGCGGCTGACCATGGACACCGCTGTGCCGGTTAGCGAGCACGCCTACCACATGGGCGGCAGTCAGATCTGGCTGGAGCCCGGGGAGCAGTTCACGCTGGACGAGATGCTCAAGGCCATCTGTGTGTCCTCGGCCAATGACGCGGCGGTGGCAGTGGCGGAGCTGGTGGGCGGCAGCGAGCCTGCCTTTGTGCAGCAGATGAACGCCCGCGCCGCAGAGCTGGGCATGGAGCACACCACCTTCCGCAACGCCTGCGGGCTGGACACAGAAGGGCATCTTTCCACCGCACGGGATGTAGCCATCATGAGCCGCACCATCCTGAATACCTGCCCGGAGGTGCTGCACTATACCGGCATCTGGACGGACACTTTGCGGGGCGGGCAGACCCAGCTGGTGAACACCAATAAGCTGCTGCGGCGGTACAACGGCATCACCGGGCTCAAGACCGGCACCACCGGCGGAGCGGGGGTGTGCATTACCGCCAGCGCCACCCGGGACGGGCTGAACCTTATTGCAGTGGTGCTGGGGGCACCCTCCAGCAAGGAACGGTTCGAAGCCGCCACCACCCTGCTGGACTACGGCTTTGCGGCCTACCGCGCCGCACCGGTGCCCCTGCCGCAGGAACGTCCGCTGCAATTAAAGGTAAAGGGCAGCACGGAGGAGACCGTGCCGCTGGATTACGCAGCTCTGCCGCAGACCGCGTTACTGCCCGCCGAAAGCGCCGGTCAGCTGACCGTGCAGCTGGAACTGCCCGAGACACTGGAGGCCCCGGTGACCCGGGGACAGACGGTAGGCAAGGCGCAGCTGCTGTGCGGCGAAGCAGTACAGGGGGAGTACCCGGTGTGCGCCGCCGCCGATGCGCCCCGCATGGAGTTTGACACCGCTTTGCAGATGCTGTGGGACAGCCTGCGGGGGACAGCAGCCTGA